In the Triticum urartu cultivar G1812 unplaced genomic scaffold, Tu2.1 TuUngrouped_contig_1, whole genome shotgun sequence genome, one interval contains:
- the LOC125526413 gene encoding disease resistance protein RGA5-like, with protein sequence MAPVVTPALGALGPLLGKLAELLANECGRLRRVRREIRSLRTEFTSMHGALMKYTKLENENPDDQVKIWVSLVRELAYDTEDLFDKFIRHLGNGESHDGGFKEYFRKTARRLKTLGAWRGIASRIDDLKLRIKEVKELKTSYKLDDVASSTPVHATVDPRLAALFAEEAHLVGIDSPRDELAKWMLEEENKLHRRVLSIVGFGGLGKTTLANEVYRKIHGRFDCHAFVSISQKPDRKKIIKDLISQVSCNAEFTKDMDTWDEQKSISKLRELLQDKRYLVIIDDIWSALAWKAINCAFPENDSSSRIITTTRILEVARSCYPDRADRIYEMTPLSDIHSERQFFNRIFGPDDRCPDMLIEVSNTILKKCGSLPLAIISITGLLANRPRVKEEWEKVKRSIGSDLDGNQSLEGMKNILSMSYNDLPPNLKTVLLHLSNFPEDYVIDRERLVRQWIAEGFISEERGRSFQEVAESYFYELINKSLVQPVDIGYDGMVRACRVHDMMLELIISKSIEENFITVVNGSQTVWENSQCSIRRLSIQDIDQELASVLAKKELSHVRSLIITASRCIKHLPSLAKFETLRVLDFEGCRGLTEYDMDGIENLFQLKYLSFCGTNISELPSGIMMLHDLEMLDLRGTAIKDLPARIVQLTKLQHLLPGNHLWKIPIGIGNMTNLREISGFDITTSSVGAVKELGSLINLKVLHVCFTEKGEESHEYKSHLEMFHSSLCKLGSHKLQSVYINGGDSSPFELLDSWSPLPSCLQTFVMGTTEYCLSKLPKWITPALTSLAYLNINLGVITEEALGILGELPALLSLKLYTNTVHKDRLVLQGRGFRCLKEFVYEPFDEGAGILLFEEGALPKLEEFMVQFFVSMAKAYGFYLGIEPLPYLKDVHVILQNRDATSSEAVAAEVAIRKEANLHPNHPRLTLLEMEE encoded by the exons ATGGCGCCTGTGGTGACCCCCGCACTGGGCGCGCTGGGTCCTCTGCTTGGGAAGCTCGCCGAGTTGCTCGCCAATGAGTGCGGCCGCCTCAGAAGGGTCCGCCGCGAGATCCGATCGCTCCGGACAGAGTTTACCAGCATGCATGGTGCGCTAATGAAGTACACCAAGCTAGAGAATGAGAATCCTGATGACCAGGTGAAGATATGGGTATCGCTGGTCAGGGAGTTGGCCTATGATACCGAGGATCTTTTTGACAAGTTCATTCGCCACCTCGGCAACGGTGAGAGTCATGATGGTGGCTTCAAGGAGTACTTCCGCAAGACTGCTAGGCGTCTAAAGACGCTTGGAGCTTGGCGTGGGATCGCCAGCCGAATTGACGATCTGAAGCTACGTATCAAGGAAGTGAAAGAGCTCAAGACCAGCTACAAGCTGGATGATGTTGCTTCTAGCACCCCGGTCCATGCAACCGTGGATCCCCGGTTGGCTGCTCTTTTCGCCGAGGAGGCACACCTTGTTGGCATTGATAGTCCAAGGGACGAGCTTGCCAAGTGGATGCTGGAAGAAGAAAACAAGCTTCATCGCAGGGTGTTGTCGATTGTTGGGTTTGGTGGATTGGGAAAGACAACACTGGCGAATGAAGTCTACCGCAAGATTCATGGGCGTTTTGATTGTCATGCTTTTGTGTCGATCTCTCAAAAGCCAGATAGAAAGAAAATCATCAAGGATTTAATCTCACAGGTGTCTTGCAATGCTGAATTCACAAAAGATATGGATACTTGGGATGAACAGAAATCCATCTCAAAGCTAAGAGAACTATTACAAGATAAAAG GTATCTTGTCATCATTGATGATATATGGTCTGCATTAGCATGGAAAGCAATCAACTGTGCTTTTCCAGAGAATGATTCTTCAAGCAGAATTATAACTACAACACGCATATTAGAAGTAGCAAGATCTTGTTATCCAGATCGTGCTGACCGGATCTATGAAATGACACCTCTAAGCGACATCCACTCTGAAAGACAATTTTTTAACAGAATCTTTGGTCCAGATGACCGCTGCCCTGATATGCTTATTGAAGTTTCAAATACTATCTTGAAAAAGTGTGGAAGCCTACCATTGGCTATTATCAGTATAACTGGTTTATTAGCTAACAGACCACGTGTCAAAGAAGAGTGGGAGAAGGTAAAAAGATCAATTGGTTCTGACTTGGACGGAAACCAGAGTCTAGAGGGAATGAAAAACATACTATCCATGAGCTATAATGATCTTCCACCAAACCTCAAGACTGTCTTGTTGCACTTAAGTAATTTCCCTGAGGATTATGTGATTGACAGAGAAAGGTTGGTGAGGCAATGGATTGCGGAAGGCTTTATTTCTGAAGAGCGTGGGAGGAGCTTTCAAGAGGTTGCAGAAAGTTATTTTTACGAGCTTATCAATAAAAGCCTGGTCCAACCAGTGGACATTGGTTATGATGGGATGGTTCGTGCCTGTCGAGTTCATGACATGATGCTTGAACTTATCATTTCAAAATCCATTGAAGAAAATTTCATCACTGTGGTGAATGGCAGTCAGACTGTTTGGGAAAATTCTCAGTGTTCTATTCGACGATTGTCGATTCAGGACATTGACCAGGAGCTTGCATCTGTATTGGCAAAGAAAGAACTAAGCCATGTCCGATCTCTTATAATAACAGCATCAAGATGCATCAAGCACTTGCCCAGTCTTGCTAAGTTTGAAACTTTACGTGTACTAGATTTTGAAGGTTGTCGGGGCCTGACGGAGTATGATATGGATGGTATAGAAAACCTGTTCCAGCTAAAGTACCTAAGCTTTTGCGGAACAAACATATCGGAACTACCATCTGGAATTATGATGCTACATGATCTAGAGATGCTAGATTTAAGGGGTACAGCAATCAAAGACTTGCCGGCGAGAATTGTTCAGCTCACTAAACTACAACATCTACTCCCTGGCAATCATTTATGGAAGATACCAATCGGGATTGGGAATATGACAAACTTAAGGGAGATCTCAGGCTTTGATATTACCACGAGTTCAGTAGGTGCAGTGAAGGAGCTAGGGAGCCTGATCAATTTGAAGGTACTCCATGTATGTTTCACGGAGAAAGGTGAAGAATCTCATGAGTACAAGAGTCATCTAGAGATGTTTCATTCCTCACTATGCAAGCTTGGAAGCCACAAACTCCAGTCCGTGTATATAAATGGTGGTGATTCATCTCCATTCGAGTTATTAGATTCCTGGTCTCCTCTTCCATCTTGCCTCCAAACATTTGTGATGGGCACCACCGAGTACTGTTTATCAAAACTGCCAAAGTGGATTACTCCAGCACTCACCAGTCTTGCATACCTGAACATTAATTTAGGTGTAATAACAGAGGAGGCTCTTGGCATACTTGGAGAGCTGCCTGCACTACTTTCTCTGAAACTTTATACCAACACGGTCCATAAAGACAGGCTTGTTTTGCAAGGCAGAGGATTCCGATGTTTGAAGGAGTTCGTTTATGAACCTTTTGATGAAGGTGCAGGGATCCTTCTGTTTGAGGAAGGGGCACTGCCAAAGCTCGAGGAGTTTATGGTGCAGTTCTTTGTGTCAATGGCAAAGGCATATGGGTTCTACTTAGGTATTGAGCCCCTGCCGTATCTGAAAGATGTACACGTTATTCTTCAGAACCGGGATGCCACGTCTTCTGAAGCTGTGGCTGCAGAAGTTGCCATAAGGAAGGAAGCAAATCTCCATCCCAACCATCCCAGGTTAACTCTCTTGGAGATGGAAGAATGA